The genomic DNA AAACTGGTATGGCGCCGGGCATTGCTGTCAAAAGGTGAAATCCGAACCAGACGATGCACCCCCGACTCGGTTTTCAGCCAGCCATAGGAATCAGCGCCTTTGACGAGTATCGTCGCAGACTTGATGCCTGCCTCTTCGCCGTCCTGCTCTTCGATAATCTCGACCTTGCGTCCCTCTCGCCCGCCCCATCGTGTATACATCCGCAGCAGCATGGAGGCCCAGTCCTGGCTCTCTGTTCCACCGGCTCCGGAATGAATTTCCACATAGGTGTCATTGCCGTCCACTTCCCCGGAAAGCATGGCGCGGATCTGCTGTTCCCTGACCTTGGAACTGAGCTCTGAAATTGCGGCTTCCGCATCCGTGACAATGTCGTCATCGCCATCGGCCTCACCCAGCTCAATCAGCTCCACATTATCGGCAAGAGCCGTTTGCAGACTGGCAATGCCGGTGATCTGGTCATCCAGATTTTGCCGCTCACGCATGATTTTCTGTGCCTGCGTGGCGTCGTCCCAAAGCTTGGGATCTTCCACAAGCGCATTCAGTTCGGCAAGGCGAATGCGTGCATTGTCCCAGTCAAAGATGCCTCCTTAGCAGGGTGAGTGCCTGCTCGATGTCATCAACAATTTGCTGCGTCTCGGCCCGCATTGGCAGATCTCCGGATTTCGCGAAGGAACAAAAAATTTAAGCGCGTGGGCTTATGCATGACCCACGCGCTTTGTTCAAGGCTTCAATTGCTACGGGCCGGCATGCTGCCAGCCAAAGCAGCTAATAAAGACCGCCGGTGCCGGAAATCACCGCCCGGTCAGATTCAGGTGCAACCGTCAAAGGTTGGTTGAAACCATCAGAATAACCGATCACCGAATAATCGTCGGGAGGCCCAGTGCCGGGCTTGAAGGCCTCCATGATGACCCCTTCACTTTCGCCACTGGCTCTCAGACCGGTTTTTCGGTCAATCGGAATCAGCGTCAGGCCCTGGGGAAGGCGGAATGGCACAGCCGGCGTATCCGCCAGAGCCTCCATCATAAAGTCTTTGAAGATGGGAGCTGCCAATTGACCGCCAGTGGCACCACGGCCCATTGGCCGGGGATTGTCGTAACCGACATAGACAGCCGCAACCAGATCAGGCGAAAATCCGACGAACCACGCGTCTTTTTCATCATTCGTGGTCCCCGTCTTACCGGCAATCGGCTTGCCGACTTCGCGGACCACCGTAGCCGTGCCACGCTGCACAACACCTTCCAGCATCGAGGTGACCTGATAGGCGGTCATGGGATCCAGCACCTGCATGCGCTCATCTATAAGAACCGGCTCTTCCTGCCCGGCCCACGACGTTGCTTCGCAGCCTTCGCAGACCCGCTGATCGTGCCGAAAAATCGTCTTGCCGAAACGGTCCTGAATTCGGTCGATTAGCGTCGGCTCGATTTTCCGGCCGCCATTGGCAAATACGCTGAAAGCACTGGCCATGCGCATCGCTGTTGTTTCACCGGCACCCAAAGCCATCGACAGAACCGGCTGAAGATTATCGTAGACCCCAAAACGCCGCGCATATTCTGCAATCAATGGCATTCCCATATCCTGCGCCAGGCGCACCGTCATCACATTGCGCGAGCGTTCTATGCCCGTCCGCAACGTCGAAGGACCCAGATAATTGCGGCCATAGTTCTGAGGTTTCCAGATCTTGCCGCCGGATGAAATTTCAATCGGTGCGTCCATAACCACTGAAGAAGGCGTATAGCCATTGTCCAGGGCTGTCGCATAGACAATGGGCTTGAAAGAAGAGCCGGGCTGACGGTTGGCCTGTGTCGCACGGTTGAATTCGCTGGCGTCAAACGAAAATCCCCCGACCAGAGCCTTCACCCGACCGGTATGCGGGTCCATAACAACCATGGCGCCATTAATTTCCGGAACCTGGCGCAATCGGTAAGTGGCATCGGTATCGGCAACCTGTTCAACAAAAATCACGTCGCCCACTGACACCACATCGGAAACGCCTTTGACCGCCCGGCCCTTGCGTTCACCAACAGACCATTTGGCCCATTTAACATATTCCAATGGCAGAACACCGGTTTTGCGTTCATCTGACAGGCCACGCGAGCGAATGGAATCCGGACGGATGCCAAGCGTCGCCTGCTCGGCATTGACGTCAAGCACAACAGCCAGAGGCCATTCGGGAACATCGGACATCGGCTCGATTTCGCCGACAAGTTTGCCCCAGTCACTCGCCGCTGTCAGTTCAACTTTGGCCTTCGGGCCACGCCATCCACGCGCCTCGTCAAATTTGATCAGACCATTCTGCATTGCCGCGCGAGCCTGGACCTGTGTTTCAGGATCGAGCGTGGTGCGAACTGACAGGCCACCGCCATACAGCTTTTCCTCGCCATAAATCTCCAACAATTTACGGCGGACTTCCTCAGCGAAAAAATCGGCCGCAAATGTTTGACCGCCATATTCGCGAAGTCTTACCCGCAGTGGCAGCGCCCGGGCCGCGTCCGACTGTTCAACAGTGATGTATCCGTTGACCTGCATCCGCTCCAGAACATAGTTCCGCCGCTCAATCGCAGCTTCGGTTTCGCGGAAAGGGTGATAATTGTTCGGACCCTTGGGGAGCGCGGCAAGATAGGCGGCCTCCTCCAAAGTGAGTTCGTGGACGGATTTATCAAAATAATTCAGCGAGGCCGCGGCAACGCCATAGGAGCCAAGCCC from Pararhizobium sp. IMCC3301 includes the following:
- the prfB gene encoding peptide chain release factor 2 (programmed frameshift), whose amino-acid sequence is MRAETQQIVDDIEQALTLLRRHLDWDNARIRLAELNALVEDPKLWDDATQAQKIMRERQNLDDQITGIASLQTALADNVELIELGEADGDDDIVTDAEAAISELSSKVREQQIRAMLSGEVDGNDTYVEIHSGAGGTESQDWASMLLRMYTRWGGREGRKVEIIEEQDGEEAGIKSATILVKGADSYGWLKTESGVHRLVRISPFDSNARRHTSFASVWVYPVIDDSIEIDIPDSEVRIDTYRASGAGGQHVNTTDSAVRITHLPSGVVVQCQNDRSQHKNKATAWSMLRSRLYEEELKKREEAAMEEASSKSTVGWGHQIRSYVLQPYQLVKDLRTSMESTDPQKVLDGGIDPFLEASLAQRIEGGASADVDDIE
- a CDS encoding penicillin-binding protein 1A, which encodes MFVRIFGFLFAFGTVAALSVGGVAAYFLTQYAEELPDYEVLSAYEPPVMTRVHAADGILIAEYAKERRLYLPAATIPDLLKAAFLSAEDKNFYRHQGVDYVGIATAMARNLQGIGSGRRFAGASTITQQVAKNFLLSSERTMTRKVKEAMLALRIEQAYTKDKILELYLNEIYLGLGSYGVAAASLNYFDKSVHELTLEEAAYLAALPKGPNNYHPFRETEAAIERRNYVLERMQVNGYITVEQSDAARALPLRVRLREYGGQTFAADFFAEEVRRKLLEIYGEEKLYGGGLSVRTTLDPETQVQARAAMQNGLIKFDEARGWRGPKAKVELTAASDWGKLVGEIEPMSDVPEWPLAVVLDVNAEQATLGIRPDSIRSRGLSDERKTGVLPLEYVKWAKWSVGERKGRAVKGVSDVVSVGDVIFVEQVADTDATYRLRQVPEINGAMVVMDPHTGRVKALVGGFSFDASEFNRATQANRQPGSSFKPIVYATALDNGYTPSSVVMDAPIEISSGGKIWKPQNYGRNYLGPSTLRTGIERSRNVMTVRLAQDMGMPLIAEYARRFGVYDNLQPVLSMALGAGETTAMRMASAFSVFANGGRKIEPTLIDRIQDRFGKTIFRHDQRVCEGCEATSWAGQEEPVLIDERMQVLDPMTAYQVTSMLEGVVQRGTATVVREVGKPIAGKTGTTNDEKDAWFVGFSPDLVAAVYVGYDNPRPMGRGATGGQLAAPIFKDFMMEALADTPAVPFRLPQGLTLIPIDRKTGLRASGESEGVIMEAFKPGTGPPDDYSVIGYSDGFNQPLTVAPESDRAVISGTGGLY